In Pseudothermotoga hypogea DSM 11164 = NBRC 106472, the following are encoded in one genomic region:
- the ybeY gene encoding rRNA maturation RNase YbeY — translation MPKVRIINRTRCNLPIKRIRKILEKIILQEIGNVTVDVFFVGERTIRKLNETFRNVTGPTDVLTFVYKDGDLYGEVFLCPNVIAKNAREFGCGFEEELLRGVIHAALHLAGYDHEFDVSQSEIMFEKQEAYLKEVERYDG, via the coding sequence TTGCCGAAAGTCCGAATCATAAACCGAACAAGGTGCAATCTCCCGATCAAGAGAATTCGGAAAATTCTTGAAAAAATAATCCTGCAAGAGATCGGAAATGTCACAGTCGACGTGTTTTTCGTTGGTGAGAGGACTATACGCAAGTTGAATGAAACTTTCAGGAACGTTACAGGACCAACGGACGTATTGACGTTCGTTTACAAAGACGGAGATCTGTACGGCGAAGTTTTCCTGTGTCCTAACGTGATAGCAAAAAATGCACGAGAGTTTGGCTGCGGTTTTGAGGAGGAACTGCTGAGGGGCGTGATCCACGCCGCACTACACCTTGCAGGTTACGATCACGAGTTCGATGTGAGTCAATCAGAGATCATGTTCGAAAAACAGGAGGCATACCTAAAGGAGGTTGAACGCTATGACGGTTAG
- a CDS encoding PhoH family protein, with the protein MVIVLGQYDNRLRFLKKRFPVSIDVSDKRIVVAGNDESTVEIVENIISQVIAAAKRGYALDWQEFEALVSLYSDSTKAVETLQSSPLVGRIRPKTKGQMEYIEAMKKYDVIFVIGPAGTGKTYLAVAMALEYLKSGLVQRIVLTRPAVEAGEKLGFLPGDLVEKVDPYLRPIYDAILDMISADKFYTYRQRGIVEIAPLAFMRGRTLNNCFIILDEAQNATHQQMKMFLTRIGFNSKAVITGDVTQVDIDRQQSGLIECEKILKGIDGVGFVYLSDADVVRHPVVRNIIKAYEEYERKKNGSDK; encoded by the coding sequence ATGGTCATTGTGCTTGGCCAGTACGACAACAGACTGAGATTTTTGAAGAAACGTTTTCCTGTGAGCATCGATGTTTCAGACAAAAGGATTGTCGTGGCGGGCAACGACGAATCAACTGTCGAAATCGTTGAGAACATCATATCTCAAGTGATTGCAGCCGCAAAAAGGGGTTACGCTCTGGACTGGCAGGAGTTCGAAGCTTTGGTGAGCCTATATTCGGACTCAACGAAAGCCGTAGAAACTCTACAATCTTCACCGCTCGTGGGAAGGATACGACCCAAAACCAAAGGACAGATGGAATACATCGAGGCTATGAAGAAGTACGACGTGATCTTCGTGATAGGGCCGGCCGGAACGGGCAAAACCTACCTGGCGGTGGCTATGGCACTGGAGTATCTCAAGAGTGGTCTGGTTCAGAGGATCGTTCTCACAAGACCTGCTGTCGAGGCTGGTGAAAAACTGGGCTTTCTTCCGGGTGATCTCGTCGAGAAGGTGGATCCTTACTTGAGGCCCATCTATGATGCGATCTTAGACATGATTTCCGCTGACAAGTTCTACACGTACAGACAGAGGGGCATCGTTGAGATCGCTCCACTGGCTTTCATGCGTGGAAGAACTTTGAACAACTGTTTCATCATCCTCGATGAAGCACAGAATGCCACGCATCAACAGATGAAGATGTTCCTGACGCGCATAGGTTTCAACTCCAAAGCCGTGATAACCGGTGATGTGACCCAGGTGGACATAGACAGACAACAATCAGGTTTGATCGAGTGCGAAAAGATACTCAAAGGTATTGACGGGGTGGGTTTCGTTTATCTGAGCGATGCAGACGTTGTGAGACATCCCGTTGTGAGGAACATAATAAAGGCTTACGAGGAATACGAGAGGAAAAAGAATGGCTCCGATAAATAG
- a CDS encoding RNA-guided endonuclease InsQ/TnpB family protein, which yields MSRYIVRTYKVPVPRELYPLCSELNRLAGRIYNKTMSLVKKVKSKKGFWLSPGATQKYILRWSSTINIHTHSKQAIVQQYFQALNSYFTAVKTNPSLKPPHKKKRFMPFIWKDTAIKLSPEGVLRLSMGSSQEPILIQTTLPAGTTIRQVRLVYEAEKYYLHLAIEVKNEHEKKQSVEVMSVDLGILRPITCFDGSEVISYHGGILNSLIRYRNKKLADFQRTLSKCKKGSKRYRKLLKAKQRMLKRTKHQITDILHKITSNFLKMCLQKGYGTIVIGDVTNIRERVEGNDNFNQKVHQWCFRKMVDMITYKAQLLGIEVKLASEEYTSQVCPVCGSKNHAVGRNYECKSCGFSYHRDGVGAINIWQRYLGKKSQVVAGLAPVRGVRFKPHLCGHGVSNAPWKAA from the coding sequence ATGTCAAGATATATAGTCAGAACTTACAAAGTGCCTGTTCCGAGAGAATTGTATCCTCTGTGTTCTGAACTGAACAGACTCGCTGGTCGAATCTACAACAAAACCATGTCGCTGGTCAAGAAAGTAAAAAGCAAGAAAGGTTTCTGGCTTTCACCAGGAGCAACACAAAAATATATCCTGCGTTGGAGTAGCACTATCAATATCCATACCCATTCCAAACAGGCTATAGTTCAGCAATACTTTCAGGCGCTTAACAGTTACTTTACTGCAGTCAAGACAAACCCGAGCTTGAAACCACCACATAAGAAGAAAAGGTTTATGCCGTTCATCTGGAAAGATACTGCTATAAAACTTTCACCAGAAGGGGTTCTGAGACTTTCAATGGGTAGTAGTCAGGAGCCAATTTTGATACAAACGACACTGCCAGCCGGTACAACAATTAGGCAAGTAAGACTTGTGTATGAGGCTGAGAAATATTATCTTCACCTTGCAATAGAGGTGAAGAATGAGCATGAGAAGAAACAGTCTGTTGAAGTTATGTCTGTAGACCTTGGGATACTCCGTCCAATAACTTGCTTTGATGGCTCTGAAGTGATTTCGTATCACGGTGGTATTCTCAACAGTCTAATCAGATATCGCAACAAGAAGTTGGCAGACTTTCAGCGAACGTTAAGCAAATGCAAGAAAGGTTCCAAGAGGTATAGAAAACTGTTGAAAGCAAAGCAGCGAATGCTGAAACGAACAAAGCATCAAATAACGGACATACTGCACAAGATAACCAGCAACTTTCTTAAGATGTGTTTACAGAAAGGGTATGGGACTATTGTAATTGGTGATGTCACAAATATTCGAGAGCGTGTAGAAGGGAACGATAACTTTAATCAAAAAGTTCATCAGTGGTGTTTCAGGAAGATGGTGGACATGATAACCTACAAAGCACAGCTACTGGGGATTGAAGTGAAACTTGCTTCAGAAGAATATACGAGTCAGGTCTGTCCTGTATGTGGTAGCAAGAATCATGCGGTTGGTCGCAACTATGAGTGTAAAAGTTGTGGATTTAGTTATCACAGGGACGGAGTAGGAGCGATAAACATCTGGCAGAGGTATCTTGGGAAGAAGTCCCAAGTAGTAGCGGGATTGGCACCCGTCAGAGGTGTAAGGTTCAAACCGCACCTCTGTGGCCATGGAGTATCAAATGCTCCATGGAAGGCAGCCTAA
- the rpoD gene encoding RNA polymerase sigma factor RpoD, producing the protein MEKKIKNLIKLGKRKGFITYDDIDKAFPPDYDGFDSSLIERIYEELEKNKITIQDAEPESLDEVESDVEEVATVEEEGPETYDNVSLKDPIKMYLREIGKIPLLTPSQERELARRAQMGNERAKKKLIESNLRLVVSIAKRYIGRGLSFLDLIQEGNIGLLKAVEKFDWRKGYKFSTYATWWIRQAITRAIADQARTIRIPVHMVETINKLNRVSREYYQKFGEQPTVEELAKLMNKPVEKIEEVLQASRETVSLESPVGEDEDSVMGDFIADESIASPKKEAMRMLIREELEKVLKTLNPREAMVLKMRYGLLDGKAKTLEEVGQYFNVTRERIRQIEVKALRKLRHPSRSKYLKSLITLLDDQEK; encoded by the coding sequence ATAGAGAAGAAGATCAAGAACCTCATCAAACTTGGTAAGAGGAAGGGTTTCATCACCTATGATGATATAGACAAAGCCTTTCCTCCAGATTACGATGGCTTCGATTCGTCTTTAATAGAAAGAATTTACGAAGAGCTTGAAAAGAACAAGATAACGATTCAGGACGCCGAACCCGAATCTCTCGACGAAGTCGAGTCGGATGTTGAAGAGGTCGCAACCGTGGAGGAGGAAGGACCTGAAACGTACGACAACGTATCGCTCAAAGACCCGATTAAGATGTACCTCAGAGAGATCGGAAAGATACCTCTACTGACACCGTCTCAAGAGAGGGAACTGGCAAGACGTGCGCAGATGGGAAACGAGAGGGCAAAGAAGAAGTTGATCGAGTCGAACCTGAGACTCGTGGTGAGCATAGCCAAGCGTTACATAGGCCGTGGTTTGTCTTTCCTGGATCTCATTCAAGAGGGTAACATCGGGTTACTCAAAGCAGTGGAAAAGTTTGACTGGCGAAAGGGTTACAAGTTCAGTACGTACGCGACGTGGTGGATCAGGCAAGCCATCACACGTGCCATAGCGGATCAGGCGAGAACGATAAGGATCCCGGTGCACATGGTCGAAACGATCAACAAGTTGAACAGGGTGAGCAGGGAGTACTATCAAAAGTTCGGTGAGCAACCGACGGTGGAAGAACTCGCAAAGTTGATGAACAAACCTGTAGAAAAGATAGAAGAAGTGCTTCAAGCTTCACGCGAGACCGTATCTTTAGAATCCCCGGTCGGTGAAGACGAAGACTCGGTGATGGGAGATTTCATTGCCGACGAGAGCATAGCGTCGCCCAAAAAAGAGGCCATGAGAATGCTCATCAGAGAGGAACTCGAGAAAGTTCTCAAGACGCTGAACCCCAGAGAAGCCATGGTTTTGAAGATGCGTTATGGCTTGCTCGATGGGAAGGCGAAAACCCTCGAAGAAGTGGGCCAGTACTTCAACGTGACTAGAGAGAGGATCAGGCAAATAGAAGTGAAGGCACTCAGGAAACTCAGGCATCCTTCCAGAAGCAAGTATCTGAAGTCTCTCATAACCCTGCTCGATGACCAAGAAAAATGA
- a CDS encoding HDIG domain-containing metalloprotein has product MAPINRLLKKWYHLLVVLVSLFLVQFPNLHAPAKFLAEYVGLAALWLTVVSTELDRKPFSLHGAYHALVLSTLVAGSFVSRLVLRRFGIFSSPFFAPILLLGLLTDRRLTISVAVFSSALLIVSIEPSSFDFSLLLVCNIVTAVASSGLKKRLQIVRPAFFAVICNVSFLLLGLFSKEKVFLDRNLLLSLLVPFLFSVVDLGLLPFVEYASLIYSDIDLVELGNMNHPLIKLLSLRAPGTYYHSAVVANLAEAAAEKIGANPILARTAAYFHDIGKVKRPYFYTENIEDKNPHDELNPKLSHLIVLDHVKYGQELARRHRLPLLVQDVIPQHHGTRVQKYFYHKAKEMGDNLSEDEFRYIGPKPQFKEAGIIMLADSVEAAFRSVKNPTASRIRSLVEEIVSGIYNERELDESGLTLKDLEAVADEFAKVLLNMFKSRIEYPKEEIKKVIVLAESPNHKPNKVQSPDQENSENS; this is encoded by the coding sequence ATGGCTCCGATAAATAGGCTGTTGAAAAAGTGGTACCATCTCTTGGTCGTTCTCGTCTCGTTGTTCTTGGTACAGTTTCCCAACCTGCACGCTCCTGCAAAGTTCCTCGCTGAATACGTTGGGCTTGCCGCACTTTGGTTGACTGTTGTTTCTACAGAACTGGATAGAAAACCGTTCTCTTTACATGGTGCATACCATGCTCTCGTTCTTTCCACCTTAGTTGCTGGTTCCTTTGTTTCAAGGCTGGTACTGAGAAGGTTCGGAATCTTCTCTTCTCCGTTCTTTGCACCGATACTCTTGCTTGGTCTGCTGACTGACAGGAGACTGACGATCAGTGTGGCCGTTTTTTCTTCGGCTTTGCTTATCGTCAGTATCGAACCTTCATCGTTCGACTTCAGCCTACTTTTAGTCTGCAACATCGTCACCGCCGTGGCAAGCTCTGGCCTGAAGAAGAGACTTCAGATCGTTAGACCGGCGTTCTTCGCGGTCATCTGCAACGTCTCGTTCTTGTTGCTGGGTCTGTTTTCGAAAGAAAAGGTTTTTCTCGATCGAAACCTGTTGCTCTCACTTCTCGTGCCCTTTTTGTTTTCGGTGGTGGACCTCGGGCTGCTTCCTTTCGTGGAGTATGCGAGCTTGATCTATTCGGACATCGATTTGGTGGAGCTTGGTAACATGAACCATCCACTGATCAAGCTCCTATCGCTCAGAGCACCAGGGACATACTACCATTCAGCCGTCGTTGCGAACCTTGCGGAAGCGGCCGCTGAGAAAATTGGAGCGAACCCCATACTTGCGAGAACCGCTGCGTACTTTCACGACATTGGTAAGGTGAAAAGACCTTATTTCTACACTGAGAACATAGAAGACAAAAATCCACACGATGAACTCAATCCAAAGCTCAGCCATTTGATCGTCCTCGATCACGTGAAGTATGGACAGGAACTGGCGCGTCGCCACAGGTTGCCGCTCCTGGTTCAGGATGTGATACCACAGCATCATGGAACACGCGTACAGAAATACTTCTACCACAAAGCAAAGGAAATGGGTGACAATTTGAGCGAGGATGAATTCAGATACATTGGGCCAAAACCTCAATTCAAAGAGGCAGGTATTATCATGCTCGCAGATTCCGTAGAGGCGGCTTTCAGGAGCGTGAAGAATCCTACGGCGAGTAGGATCAGATCTCTTGTGGAAGAGATAGTCTCTGGTATATACAACGAGCGCGAGCTCGACGAGTCGGGTTTGACGCTCAAGGATTTGGAGGCAGTGGCCGACGAATTCGCAAAGGTTCTGCTGAACATGTTCAAATCGAGGATAGAGTATCCCAAAGAAGAGATCAAGAAGGTGATCGTGCTTGCCGAAAGTCCGAATCATAAACCGAACAAGGTGCAATCTCCCGATCAAGAGAATTCGGAAAATTCTTGA
- a CDS encoding nitroreductase family protein, whose product MSIIYLRRSVRKYQQREVEDELVTELLRAAMHAPSAGNAQPWHFIVIKSAEKRQAVAQVHPYAQMVLQAPVAILVCADLNLEIYKGFWVQDCSAATMNILLRAAELGLGTVWCGVYPNEERVKNFRKLFDLPENVVPFSLVPVGYPAETPKPVDRFKADRIHFEVW is encoded by the coding sequence GTGAGCATCATCTATTTGAGGAGGAGCGTGAGGAAGTATCAGCAAAGAGAGGTTGAAGACGAACTCGTCACAGAACTTCTGAGAGCTGCGATGCACGCACCTTCTGCTGGGAACGCGCAACCTTGGCACTTCATCGTGATCAAATCGGCAGAGAAGAGGCAAGCGGTTGCGCAGGTCCATCCTTACGCCCAAATGGTGTTGCAGGCTCCCGTGGCGATCTTGGTCTGCGCTGATCTCAACCTTGAGATCTACAAAGGTTTCTGGGTTCAAGATTGTTCTGCGGCAACGATGAACATTCTTCTGCGGGCGGCTGAGCTGGGTCTTGGGACAGTTTGGTGTGGAGTGTATCCGAACGAGGAACGGGTGAAAAACTTCAGAAAGCTTTTCGATTTACCGGAGAACGTGGTACCTTTTTCACTCGTGCCAGTGGGTTATCCTGCCGAGACACCAAAGCCAGTCGATAGGTTCAAAGCTGACAGGATTCACTTCGAAGTGTGGTGA
- a CDS encoding DUF1015 domain-containing protein: MTVRPFRALRPKKDFVARVAVKPYDVVSSEEARKIVLSNPLAFYKVTKPEVNFDEPVDPSSDEALEVAKRNLQRYTEDGILFQDDQDCFYVYKQISHDHTQTGLVATFSVREYLESKIKKHELTRKDKEEERVKHIEYLGAQTGLVFLFYRAEGRLNELLDSITQAEPEYDFVDEDGVRQIVYVVKDRSKIEEIERAFEEVPAFYIADGHHRAAAAVTVAQRMASRNPNHTGLEEYNYFVGVVFPHDQLKIYDYNRIVKDLNGLTADQFLNRLERVFNVEVAPVRPYRPKEKHEFGMFLNNVWYRLKVKDSVLHEVKTDPTAILDVSILQREVLDKILNIKDPRRDKRIDFVGGVHGLNALEDYVLRKGWAVAFALYPTSIEELMNVSDAGLIMPPKSTWFEPKLKSGLFVHLI; this comes from the coding sequence ATGACGGTTAGACCCTTCAGGGCCCTCAGACCGAAGAAAGATTTCGTGGCGAGAGTCGCGGTGAAACCGTACGATGTTGTGAGCTCCGAGGAGGCAAGAAAGATAGTTCTTTCAAACCCTCTGGCCTTCTACAAGGTCACCAAACCGGAGGTGAACTTCGACGAACCTGTCGATCCGTCCAGCGACGAAGCGCTGGAAGTGGCTAAGAGGAATCTTCAGAGGTACACAGAAGATGGCATCCTCTTTCAGGACGATCAGGATTGTTTTTACGTCTACAAGCAGATCTCACACGATCACACGCAGACTGGTCTGGTCGCGACCTTCTCGGTGAGAGAGTACCTCGAGTCGAAGATCAAAAAACACGAGCTTACAAGAAAAGACAAGGAAGAAGAGAGGGTCAAGCACATAGAGTATCTGGGAGCACAAACTGGACTGGTTTTCTTGTTCTATCGTGCTGAAGGACGTTTGAACGAGCTACTGGATTCGATCACACAGGCAGAGCCCGAGTACGATTTCGTGGACGAAGACGGCGTGAGACAGATCGTGTACGTCGTGAAAGACCGCAGCAAGATCGAAGAAATCGAGCGTGCGTTCGAAGAGGTGCCCGCCTTCTACATCGCGGATGGTCATCACAGGGCTGCCGCCGCTGTGACGGTCGCACAAAGGATGGCCAGTCGAAATCCGAACCATACGGGTCTGGAGGAGTACAATTACTTTGTAGGTGTAGTTTTTCCGCACGATCAGCTGAAAATATACGACTACAACAGGATCGTGAAAGATCTGAACGGTCTCACCGCGGATCAGTTTTTGAACCGCCTGGAAAGAGTGTTCAACGTTGAAGTGGCACCCGTTCGACCTTACAGACCGAAAGAAAAACACGAGTTTGGTATGTTCCTCAACAACGTGTGGTACAGATTGAAGGTGAAGGATTCAGTCCTCCACGAAGTCAAGACTGATCCAACTGCAATTTTGGACGTTTCGATACTGCAAAGAGAAGTTCTGGACAAGATCTTGAACATAAAAGATCCAAGGAGGGACAAGAGAATCGATTTCGTTGGTGGTGTGCACGGACTCAACGCGCTTGAGGACTACGTCTTGAGAAAGGGTTGGGCGGTAGCGTTTGCTCTCTATCCGACGTCCATCGAAGAGCTCATGAACGTTTCGGACGCAGGGCTCATAATGCCACCGAAGTCGACGTGGTTCGAACCGAAACTCAAGAGTGGCCTGTTTGTTCACCTGATTTGA
- a CDS encoding pseudouridine-5'-phosphate glycosidase, whose product MIKAVALESTVIAHGLPRPLNVQVAQQLENLARQKGCEPKTIAIIEGQVKVGITLEELVQLGMKNDVMKVGVAEIPVAMAKKAWAATTVSATMRIASKHGVEVFATGGIGGVHAIEEWDVSQDLVELSRTRMIVVCAGPKSLLDLRATMEMLETLQVTVLGYMTDRLPAFYVREVDIPVLRVDDVSEIAAIYFAKCKLDLPGSVLVLNPVPAEYEISAEQLLEWDRVAKEELRRAKIEGKAVTPFLLAKLAEISNGKTVRSNIELLKNNVSLACDIANELARYKTSS is encoded by the coding sequence ATGATCAAGGCGGTTGCGCTTGAATCCACAGTCATAGCGCATGGGCTTCCGAGGCCTCTGAACGTACAGGTGGCCCAACAGTTGGAGAACCTTGCACGGCAAAAAGGTTGTGAACCCAAGACCATCGCCATAATTGAGGGCCAAGTGAAGGTTGGTATCACTTTAGAGGAACTGGTCCAACTCGGTATGAAAAACGATGTGATGAAGGTCGGTGTTGCAGAGATACCTGTAGCGATGGCGAAGAAAGCTTGGGCGGCCACCACGGTGAGTGCCACGATGCGCATAGCCTCTAAACATGGTGTGGAAGTCTTCGCAACCGGGGGTATCGGAGGTGTACACGCCATTGAGGAGTGGGACGTTTCGCAGGACTTAGTGGAACTTTCAAGGACACGGATGATCGTCGTGTGTGCAGGCCCGAAGTCGTTGCTGGACCTGAGAGCAACAATGGAGATGCTCGAGACTCTGCAGGTCACGGTTTTGGGTTACATGACGGACAGACTTCCAGCCTTCTACGTTCGAGAGGTTGATATTCCAGTACTCAGAGTGGACGATGTTTCAGAGATCGCAGCCATTTACTTTGCAAAGTGCAAACTGGATCTTCCAGGTTCCGTGCTCGTGTTGAACCCCGTTCCCGCTGAGTACGAAATAAGCGCCGAGCAACTGCTCGAGTGGGACAGAGTCGCCAAGGAGGAGCTCAGAAGAGCAAAAATAGAAGGTAAAGCAGTGACACCTTTTTTACTGGCGAAACTTGCCGAGATTTCAAATGGTAAGACCGTCAGGAGTAACATCGAGCTCCTGAAAAACAACGTTTCCCTCGCATGTGACATTGCGAACGAACTGGCACGGTACAAGACATCATCCTGA
- the pyk gene encoding pyruvate kinase, producing MTKTKILCSLGPKSEDPVTIKQLLDAGASAFRLSAAHYGLNRLIQLITLLNEIRSDSSKVFSIIVDLPGSKLRAKLPSNLESMELTEGETVLLAENELQTSKKQIFLSEPTVIRQLGKDDEVLLDDGKAILRVVRKQEKSVECVVERGATIKKNAGVNLPTIKLSIPSFTDRDKDIIEATANLSVDYYCLSFVRSPKDVQEARNFLDSLDLKSAILVKIETKEALDYFEQICSLGDGIIVARGDLAAETSLEKLPVLQKMLIMRASKFKIPVIVATQLLESMVQKDHPTRTEVTDTANAILDGADALLLTVETAIGERPVLVVETMKKIVESVEEHLDELGMWFDVRRKESSVDSSDAIAKSSYEIARETRAKLIIASTASGSTARRVSYFRPSCPILATTPRERTYYQLPIIWGVVPVLVPEVYSVDIMLHVAIEKAKALGYVKSSDTVVITLGTPCGVVGTTNMLKIHIVE from the coding sequence ATGACGAAAACTAAGATCCTGTGCAGTTTGGGTCCGAAGAGTGAAGATCCTGTCACCATAAAACAGTTGCTGGATGCCGGTGCGAGCGCTTTCAGGTTGAGCGCAGCACACTATGGGCTCAACAGGCTCATCCAGTTGATCACGCTGCTGAACGAAATCAGGAGCGATTCGTCAAAGGTCTTTTCAATCATCGTCGATCTGCCCGGTTCTAAGCTGAGAGCGAAACTGCCTTCAAACCTGGAATCCATGGAACTCACAGAGGGCGAGACTGTTCTTTTGGCAGAGAACGAACTTCAGACGAGCAAGAAACAGATATTTCTGAGCGAGCCGACAGTGATAAGACAGCTCGGTAAAGACGACGAAGTACTTTTGGATGATGGTAAAGCAATATTGAGAGTTGTCAGGAAACAGGAAAAAAGCGTTGAATGCGTTGTGGAGAGGGGCGCAACGATCAAGAAAAATGCTGGGGTGAACTTACCCACGATCAAGCTCTCCATCCCTTCCTTCACCGACAGGGACAAAGATATAATCGAAGCAACGGCGAATCTGTCGGTGGATTATTACTGCCTTTCGTTCGTCCGATCCCCGAAAGACGTTCAGGAAGCCAGGAACTTTCTCGATTCGCTGGATCTGAAGTCAGCAATCCTGGTGAAGATAGAAACCAAGGAAGCGCTCGACTATTTCGAGCAGATATGCAGTTTGGGCGATGGAATTATAGTTGCCAGGGGTGATCTCGCAGCAGAGACCTCCCTTGAGAAACTACCAGTTCTTCAAAAAATGCTGATCATGAGGGCGTCAAAATTCAAAATACCAGTCATCGTCGCCACGCAGTTGTTGGAGTCGATGGTTCAAAAAGACCATCCGACACGCACCGAGGTTACAGACACGGCGAACGCTATTCTTGATGGTGCTGACGCGCTGCTGTTGACGGTTGAAACGGCGATAGGAGAAAGACCCGTTCTCGTGGTTGAAACTATGAAAAAGATCGTAGAGAGTGTGGAAGAGCATTTGGACGAACTCGGGATGTGGTTTGATGTCAGACGAAAGGAATCCTCAGTTGATTCTTCGGACGCCATCGCGAAGAGTTCTTACGAGATCGCCAGAGAAACTCGCGCAAAACTCATCATAGCCTCCACCGCCTCGGGTAGTACCGCGCGACGTGTATCTTACTTCAGGCCGAGCTGTCCCATTCTGGCGACCACGCCAAGAGAACGGACGTACTACCAGCTGCCGATCATCTGGGGTGTTGTACCCGTACTCGTGCCCGAGGTGTACTCGGTGGACATCATGCTACACGTGGCGATCGAAAAGGCGAAGGCACTGGGCTATGTGAAATCGTCCGATACAGTTGTGATTACGCTCGGAACTCCTTGTGGTGTCGTAGGAACCACGAACATGTTGAAAATTCACATCGTTGAGTGA
- a CDS encoding DMT family transporter encodes MKRVRAILALLFVTVAWGLTFPVQKMALTGSNPFFYNFFRFLLASFFTLFLFRNKPRWREGLILGLFIGIGYATQTSGLKLTSSTKSGFITSLYIPFVPIFSFLIERIKPTRLQLVSFFLSIVGLYLLSSPSSDVFNAGDLLTLFCAVAFAIQIVLVTRYTSQEGCEESSLLFPQFFLTALFNLVLSPLGGPIGFKLSYLLALVFTALVATVLAFWVQVKFQRDVGSNSAALIYTAEPVFASLFAFLMLAERVTTSQAIGMCILVVSSIMGNLRRG; translated from the coding sequence ATGAAGAGAGTCAGAGCGATCTTGGCGCTTCTTTTCGTGACCGTGGCGTGGGGACTGACCTTTCCGGTTCAAAAGATGGCTCTGACAGGTTCGAACCCGTTCTTCTACAATTTCTTCAGGTTTCTCCTCGCCAGTTTTTTCACCCTGTTCTTGTTCAGAAACAAGCCTCGCTGGAGAGAAGGGCTCATACTGGGACTCTTCATAGGAATAGGGTACGCAACACAGACGAGTGGGTTGAAACTGACCAGTTCAACGAAGAGTGGATTCATCACTTCTCTGTACATACCCTTCGTGCCGATTTTTTCTTTTCTCATCGAAAGGATCAAACCGACCCGCCTTCAACTTGTTTCCTTCTTCTTGTCGATCGTTGGGCTATACCTTTTGAGCAGTCCTTCGAGTGATGTCTTCAATGCAGGCGATCTTTTGACTCTGTTTTGCGCTGTGGCCTTCGCAATTCAAATAGTTCTCGTGACTCGCTATACGAGTCAGGAAGGATGTGAGGAGTCCAGCCTGTTGTTTCCACAATTTTTTCTCACTGCGCTGTTCAATCTCGTTCTGTCACCGCTTGGGGGGCCGATAGGATTCAAACTGAGTTATCTTCTTGCGCTCGTCTTCACCGCACTCGTTGCGACCGTTTTGGCCTTCTGGGTGCAGGTGAAGTTCCAAAGAGATGTTGGGTCAAACTCGGCAGCACTCATCTACACTGCAGAACCAGTGTTCGCATCCTTGTTCGCCTTTTTGATGTTGGCAGAGCGTGTAACAACGTCACAAGCAATCGGTATGTGCATACTCGTGGTTTCATCGATCATGGGGAATCTGAGGAGGGGGTGA
- a CDS encoding zinc metallopeptidase, translated as MFFYDPTFLLLIPALILAFWAQIKVSSAFSQYSRIRASVGLTGSQLAMRLLEIAGIYNVRVEAMPGHLTDHYDPRNKVVRLSSSTYASQSIAALGVVAHEIGHAIQDAQKHPLLVFRTILAPVASLGSSLAWILFIMGIIFALPSLWQFGILLFSLAVLFSLVTLPVEYDASRKALKLLRENLLMDEEELKGAKKVLSAAALTYVAATAMAVLQLLRMLLIAGAFGRRD; from the coding sequence ATGTTCTTCTACGATCCAACGTTCTTGTTGCTCATACCTGCCTTGATTCTCGCGTTCTGGGCGCAGATCAAAGTGAGTTCGGCTTTCTCGCAGTACTCGAGGATCAGGGCCTCAGTAGGGCTCACAGGAAGCCAGCTCGCCATGAGATTGCTGGAGATTGCGGGCATCTACAACGTGCGTGTTGAGGCGATGCCGGGCCACTTGACCGATCACTACGATCCAAGAAACAAGGTTGTCAGGCTATCTTCTTCGACCTACGCAAGTCAGTCGATCGCGGCGCTCGGCGTGGTGGCGCACGAGATAGGTCACGCAATACAGGATGCGCAGAAGCATCCTCTGCTCGTGTTTCGAACAATCCTGGCTCCCGTCGCAAGCTTGGGTTCATCGCTGGCGTGGATACTTTTCATCATGGGCATAATCTTTGCGTTGCCAAGTCTGTGGCAGTTCGGTATCCTTCTCTTCTCACTGGCTGTGCTCTTCAGTTTAGTGACCTTGCCAGTTGAGTACGATGCGAGTAGGAAGGCGCTGAAGCTGTTGAGGGAAAATCTGTTGATGGACGAAGAAGAGTTGAAGGGTGCCAAGAAAGTGCTCTCTGCGGCTGCTTTGACGTACGTTGCGGCCACGGCGATGGCAGTCCTGCAGTTGCTCAGGATGCTTCTGATCGCCGGGGCGTTTGGCAGGAGAGACTGA